The Stutzerimonas stutzeri DNA window GATGATGTCCTGGATCACCGCCTCGTCCAGCGTGATGCGAATGGCGCGGCTGAAATCGCGCTGCTGCTGCGCCAGCTGGATCAAGCGCGCGGCGCGCTGGGCCTCGGCTTCATCGAGGGTGCGCTCGTGCAGCAGGCACTTGAGCATGCCGATGATCGGCTTGCCGACGCGCAGGAAGCTGCCGATCGCGCCACTGCCGCTGGCCAGGGTCATGGCTCGCTGCAGGTGGTCCAGTGCCTGCTGGCGCTCCTCGCGCAACCAGTGCAGCTGCGCCAGGAGGATATGGTTGCGGTTGCGGTCCATGATCAGGCCGTGGCGCTCGGCATCGGTCAGCAGCTGGCGCAGGATCGGCAGGGCGCGCTCCAGCTGCCCCAGCGCCAGGTGGGCACGGGCGTGATTGCGTGCATTGAGCTGGGCGAAATGGTTGGCGCCGCCGCACACCGGCGGCGCACTGAGCAGCCACTGGCGGATCGCCTCGCGATCCTGGCTGGAGTCCCAGTAGGCGAGCATGATCGCGTGGGCATTGGCCAGCCAGTCGATGTGGTAGCGGTCGTCGGCGAGCATCGTCTGCAACTGGGCGATGTAGTCGGCGCAGGCGTGCTGCTGGCCGCGGGCGTAGGCGACGCCGGCCAGCAGCGCGTAACTTTGCAGGCGCCAGCGTGGGTCGTCCAGTTCGTCGAGTATCTGGATACCCTGCAGCGCGCACTGCTCGGCAGCGTCCAGCTGGTGCCACTCCAGCAGCACCTGTCCGCGCACTCGGTAGATGAACTCGACGATGGGCGTGGCCTGCAGATTCTGCTGCTCGATGTACTGAATGGCGCGCTCCTGCAGGGTATAGGCCTTTTGCAGATGGCCCTGGGCGATGGCGATTTCCGACAGCTGGCCGAGGCTCCAGACCACCAGGTGCGAGGCGTTGATCTCCCGCGCGCGGCGCTCGGCTTCCTCGTACTGTTTCTGCGCCTGCGGCAGTTCGCCCTGGACGAAATGCGCCTCGGCCAGGCCCGACATCGCCGCTACCCGTGAGGTGCGCATGATCAGCGGCTCGCGGGTCAACGCCTCCCGCGCCAGGGCGATGGCGCGCTGCTCGTCGCCCTGGTTCATCGCCACCTGCGCGCGTACGGCATTGAACTCGCAGACGATACGCGCCCAGTCCTGCTCCGAGCAGCTGCGCTGCAGCGCCAGCTCGCCGGCCTTGAACCAGCGCTCGACATGATCGAACTGATAGGAGTTCTGCGACACCCAGGCCTGCAGCAGGGTGAGCAGCGGCGAGCCGGCGATCACCGGTTCCGGCAGGGTTTCCAGGCACTGTTGCAACAACCCGAGACGACCCTGGCGATAGAACGCCCGGCCGTGGCGCTGCAGGATCTCGTCGACCTGCTGCGGGTCGCTGGCCTGCACGGCATGGCGCGCGGCTTCCTCGGGCATGTTCTCGGCCAGCAGCGCGGAGGCCGCACGCAAGTGCAGCTGGTTGACCCGCTGCGGCTGGTGGGTGCGCAGCTCGCCCTGCAGGAACACGGCGAACAGCGGGTGATAGCTGTACCAGCGGCGCAGGCTGTCCAGCGGCTGGATGAACAGGCCGCCACGCTCGAGCCGTTCGAGCATCTCGCGGCCGTGACAGGCTTCGGTGAGGCGATCGGCCAGGGCGGCGTCGAAGCGGTCGAGCAGGCAGGTCGCCTCGAGAAAACCGCGCAGGTCCTCGGGCAGCCCCTCGATCACCTGTTCGCGCATGTAGTCGCGGATGTCCGGGTGGCCGAGCTGCAGGTTCTCCAGGAACAGGTCCATGCCGCGGCTGGTCTGCACCTCCTGCAGGGCCAGCTGCAGCGCGCAGGGCCAGCCACCGATGCGGCGGTTGAGACGTTCGACCTGCTCGCGGTTGATGCTTGCCGGCACACCCAGTTCCAGCAGCGCCTGTACCTCGTCATCCTCGAAGGCCAGCTGGCGCGCGTCGAGCAACAGCAGCTGGTGCTTGACCCGCAGCTCGGCGACACCCAGTTCGGGCAGGCGACGACTGCACACCAGCAGGGTCATCCAGCTCGGCATGTGGCGCAGGAAGAAGCGCAGGCCGGCGATCAGCTCGGCGTCATTCAGCACCTCGAACTCGTCGAGCACGATCAGGATGGCCTCGTGCTCGTCCGGCAGCTCGGCCAGCAACTGGGTGAACAACGCGTCCAGCGATACCCGGCCCTGCTCGGCCAGCGCCACGGACAGAGGACAGCCGGCGTCCAGCTGGCGGTCCAGCGCCTGGGTCAGGTAGCGACCGAACTGCAGCCCCAGGTTGTCGCTGGCATGCAGCTGGAACCAGGCGATACGCCCATCGAAGGCCCGCGCCCACTGCGCCGCCAGGGTGGTCTTGCCGAAACCGCTGGCGGCATGCAGCACCGCCAGGCGCACCTGCGGCAGGCGCTGCTGCCACTCGTCCAGGCGCGGCCGTTCGAGCAGGCCCGGCGGCAACATGGGAATCGCCAGCTTGGTGGGGATCAATGGCAGCAGTGGTGGCATCGCGGCATTCATGGACGGTTCCCTGTTCTTGTTCTTGTCGTGGTCTGGCGCACCGGTTCGCACCGCTCCCGCTCCCCGGTTCCGCGCCTCGTTCAACTCAGGTGGTCAGCCCTTCACCCCGCCGGCGGTCAGGCCACCGACGATCCACCTCTGGCAGTAGAGGAACACGGCGGTGATGGGCAGGCCGGAGAGTACCGCGGCGGCGGCGAAGTCGCCCCACAGGTAGTTCTGCGGGTAGAGGTACTGCTGCGCGCCGACCGAGAGGGTGAGCTTGTCCACGTCCATCAGCAGCACCGAGGCGATGGGGTATTCGGTGACGCTGGTGATGAAGGCGAGGATGAACACCACCGCCAGGATCGGCACGCTCATCGGCAGCAGGATATGGAAGAACGCCTGCCAGGTGGTCGCCCCATCGACGATGGCAGCCTCCTCCAGCGAGGCGTCGATGCTCTCGAAGTAGCCCTTGATGGTCCAGATGTGCAGCGCCATGCCGCCCAGCGAGGCGACGATCACCGCGCCGTGGCTGTTCACCCCGAGCCAGCTGACGTGCTGGCCGAGCTGGTCGAACAGGGCGTAGATCGCCACCAGCGAGAGCACCGGCGGGAACATCTGGAAGATCAGCATGCCTTTGAGGATCGGCGCCTTGCCGCCGAAGCGCATGCGCGCGAAGGCGTAGGCGCTGGTGGTCGACAGGAGCAGGATCAGCGCCGAACTGACCAGGGCGATCTTCACCGAGTTCCACAGCCACAGCAGCACCGGGAACGGCGGGTTCGTCACGCTGCCGTCCTCGTGGGTGTAGGGGATGCCGAGGGCCAGCGACCAGTGCTCCAGCGTCGGGTTCTCGGGGAACAGGCTGCCGGTGGCGAAGTTGCCCTCGCGAAAGGAGATCGACACCACCATCAGCAGCGGGAAGAGGATTGCCGCGACGAAGGCCAGCAGCGCCGCGTGGGTCGCCCAGAGCCGGTAACGCGCGGATTTCGGTTGCACCATGGCCATGACCGTCTCCTTATACCTTCACTTTCGAGAGTTTGAGATTCAGCAGCGCCATGGCACCGACGAGGATGAAGATCATCGTGGCGATGGCCGCGGCAAGGGCGAAGTCCTGCCCGGAATCCTGGAAGGCGATGCGGTAGGTGTAGCTGACCAGCAGGTCCGTGGTGCCGGCCGGTGTGGTCGCGCCGATGATGTCCGGGCCGCCACGGGTCAGCAGGGTGATCAGCACGAAGTTGTTGAAGTTGAAGGCGAAGCAGGCGATCAACAGCGGCATCAGCGGCTTGATCAGCTGCGGCAGGGTAATGCGCAGCAGGTTGTCCAGCGGACTGGCGCCATCGATCGCCGAGGCCTCGTACTGATCCCGCGGGATGGCCTGCAGCAGGCCCATGCACAGCAGCAGCATGTAGGGATAGCCGAGCCAGGTGTTGACGATGAGGATCATCGTGCGTGCCAGGGTCGGGTCGCTGAACCAGTCCGGACGGATGCCGAACAACCCCTCGAGCAGCAGGTTGATCTCGCCGAAGTTCTGGTTGAACAGCCCGCGGAACACCAGGATGGAAATGAACCCCGGGACCGCATACGGCTGGATCAGCATCAGCCGGTAGAAGGCCTTGCCGCGCACCAGTTCCCATTGCAGCAGGCTGGCCAGCACCAGCCCCACGGCGAGGGTGAAGACCACGGTGAGCCCGGCGAAGGCGAAGGTCCAGGCGAAGATCTGCACGAAGGGTTCACGGATGCTCGGCTCGCTCAGCACCCGGGTGAAGTTGGCGAAGCCGGCGAACACGGTGAAGCCCGGCGGCACCGCCTTGCCCGTCTCGTCCACATAGAAGCCGCGCTCCATGTCGGCGGTCAGGCGTGCACCGCTGCGGGTGTCGACCAGCACACCGGGGCCGTCCTGCCGGTAGACCGGTTCCACCGCGGCGACCTCACGCAGGCCGTACAAGCGCAGCAGGCTGCCGTCCGGTGCCTGTAGTACCCATTGCTCCAGCGCCTTGCGCCGCTGGATCACGTCGCGCACCGGCAGCGCCTCGCCCAGCCCCTCGACGCCCTCGGCCGGCTGCAGCGTCAGCGGCGCCTGCGGGTCCGGCTCGCCGGTCAGCGGCGGGCTGACGAACACACCCAGTTCGCCCTTGTCGATGCGCAGACGCTCGCCATCAGGGCTTGGATGCAGGGTGAAACGGAAGCGCTCGCCGGCCAGGTAGGTCTGGCTCAGGTGGTAGCGCTCCACCTGGGTCTGGCTGAGCAGATTGCTGCCGCTGTAATTGGTGAAGCCGATGCCCACCGTGTACAGCAGCGGGAAAATGACGAACACCAGCATCCCGGCCACCGACGGGAAGATGTAGCGCTGCGCGTACATCCGCCGGTTGATGAACAGGTAGCTGGCGATCCCGGTCACCACCAGCCCGAGCAGGGCGAAGGCCATCTGCCCCTGCACGTAGAGCGCGACCACCAGGTACAGCGCAAAGGCGTTGAAGGTCAGCCACGCCAGCCAGCGCAGGCCGTTGGTCAGGGAGCGGGGCAGGCCCCGGGAGGTCGTACGGGTCATGGCTGGGCTGGGCAACTCGGCACGGGCATTCACGGGAGCGGAACCTTTGAGAACGGAGCATAGTCCGCCGGCGCGCCCGAGGCGGCGGCCGGCGACGGGTTCAACGGGTGATGCGCTTGGCGGCATCGTCCAGGGCGGCGTCGACGTCCTGTCGGCCGGAGGTGATGTTGGTCAGCGCGGCGGCCATGGATGACCAGAACGCGCCCATCTCCGGCACGTTGGGCATCGGCTCGCCCATCTGCGCGTTCTCGAAGGTCGCCTTGATGTGCGGATTGCTCGACAGCTCTTCCATGTAGGCGGTGTTGGCCACCGCACCCAGCGGCACGTCGGCGTTCACAGTCTTCAGGCCGTCGACCTCGAGCAGGTAGTTCTCGAGAAACTCCACGGCCAGGTCCTTGTTCGGGCTGGCGGCGTTGAGCAGCGCGGCGGCGACGCCGACGAAAGGCTTGCCCGCCTCGCCATCGATGGCGGGAATCGGCGCCACTCCGAAATCGATGCCGCTCTTCTCGATGTTCGACCAGGCCCAGGGGCCGCTGATCATCATCGCCGAGTCACCCTTGTTGAAGGCTGCCTCGGCCACGCTGTAATCGGCCCCCTTGGGCATCACGCCCTTGTCGATCAGCTCGCGCAGCACCTTGGCTCCGGCCTTGGCGCCGGCGTTGTTGACCCCGGTGGATTTGACGTTGTAGCCGCCGTCGGTCTGCTCGAACACATAGCCGCCCTTGGCCGACAGCAGCGGCCAGGTGAAGTAGGTGTTGTTGTAGTCCCAGAGGATGGCGCGCTTGCCCTGGGCGGCGAGCTTCTCGTTCAGCGCCAGGACGTCGTCGAAGCTCTTGGGCGGAGTATCGACCAGGGCCTTGTTGTAGATCAGGCCGATGGTTTCCACCGAGATCGGGTAGCCCCACAGTTTGTTGTCGTAGGTCACCGCCTGCCAGGAGAAGTCGGCGATACCGGACTTGGTCTCGGCGCTGGGGGTGACCGGGGTGAGCAGGCCGCTCTTGGCCCACTCGCCGATACGGTCGTGGGCCCAGATGAAGATGTCCGGGCCGTTGCCGGTGGCCGCCGCCTGCTGGAACTTGTCGGTGGCGCTGTCCGGGTGGGCCACCTCGACCGGGATGCCGGTCTCGGCAGTGAACCGCTTACCGACCTCGGCCAGGCCCTTGTAACCCTTGTCGCCGTTGATCCAGACGACCAGCTTGCCTTCCTCGATCGCTGCCAGGGCCGGCAGCGGCAGGCTGAAGGTGGCCGCCAGGCCAATGGTGGCGAGACACCAGAATTTAGTGTTCATGCTTCGCGTTCCTCGTGGCTTCTTGTTTTTTGTTCCACCCGCTGCCGGCCTTTGGCTCTGGCAGTCGTTCCATCCTCGGCACCTGACGCGCCATCTGCATCCTCCCCTTCGGGGGCACCGAGGGCGTAGAAGCGGGGCGTAGATCGTTCGGCTCAGCTGCGCGAAATACGCCAGGTGATTCAGGCTTACGCCTATACCTGGCTGGCAACGCGCGGTCAAATGTGGCGAAAAAGCACAATGGAGCTTCTCGATGCGTGCCAACCGCCTGCCTGCCCTGCTGCCGCTGCTCTGCTTCGCCCTGCCGCTCTCCGCCCTGGCTGACCCCGAACTGGCCGCCCGACTGGACGACCAGCCGCTGGCGCTGAGCTGGAATGCGCTGGCCAGCGACCGTTACGACATCGAGCTCAGTCTCGCGCCCGGCCAGTTGCAGTTGCGCATGCCTCAGGCCGGCGACGAGGCCGTGCCGCTCGC harbors:
- the malT gene encoding HTH-type transcriptional regulator MalT — protein: MNAAMPPLLPLIPTKLAIPMLPPGLLERPRLDEWQQRLPQVRLAVLHAASGFGKTTLAAQWARAFDGRIAWFQLHASDNLGLQFGRYLTQALDRQLDAGCPLSVALAEQGRVSLDALFTQLLAELPDEHEAILIVLDEFEVLNDAELIAGLRFFLRHMPSWMTLLVCSRRLPELGVAELRVKHQLLLLDARQLAFEDDEVQALLELGVPASINREQVERLNRRIGGWPCALQLALQEVQTSRGMDLFLENLQLGHPDIRDYMREQVIEGLPEDLRGFLEATCLLDRFDAALADRLTEACHGREMLERLERGGLFIQPLDSLRRWYSYHPLFAVFLQGELRTHQPQRVNQLHLRAASALLAENMPEEAARHAVQASDPQQVDEILQRHGRAFYRQGRLGLLQQCLETLPEPVIAGSPLLTLLQAWVSQNSYQFDHVERWFKAGELALQRSCSEQDWARIVCEFNAVRAQVAMNQGDEQRAIALAREALTREPLIMRTSRVAAMSGLAEAHFVQGELPQAQKQYEEAERRAREINASHLVVWSLGQLSEIAIAQGHLQKAYTLQERAIQYIEQQNLQATPIVEFIYRVRGQVLLEWHQLDAAEQCALQGIQILDELDDPRWRLQSYALLAGVAYARGQQHACADYIAQLQTMLADDRYHIDWLANAHAIMLAYWDSSQDREAIRQWLLSAPPVCGGANHFAQLNARNHARAHLALGQLERALPILRQLLTDAERHGLIMDRNRNHILLAQLHWLREERQQALDHLQRAMTLASGSGAIGSFLRVGKPIIGMLKCLLHERTLDEAEAQRAARLIQLAQQQRDFSRAIRITLDEAVIQDIINRPDVPELIRRSPLTRREWQVLSLIHAGQSNEQIADHLNVAPTTIKTHIRSLYQKLNITHRSEAVQLARDLLSKIQGE
- the malG gene encoding maltose ABC transporter permease MalG, with protein sequence MAMVQPKSARYRLWATHAALLAFVAAILFPLLMVVSISFREGNFATGSLFPENPTLEHWSLALGIPYTHEDGSVTNPPFPVLLWLWNSVKIALVSSALILLLSTTSAYAFARMRFGGKAPILKGMLIFQMFPPVLSLVAIYALFDQLGQHVSWLGVNSHGAVIVASLGGMALHIWTIKGYFESIDASLEEAAIVDGATTWQAFFHILLPMSVPILAVVFILAFITSVTEYPIASVLLMDVDKLTLSVGAQQYLYPQNYLWGDFAAAAVLSGLPITAVFLYCQRWIVGGLTAGGVKG
- the malF gene encoding maltose ABC transporter permease MalF — encoded protein: MNARAELPSPAMTRTTSRGLPRSLTNGLRWLAWLTFNAFALYLVVALYVQGQMAFALLGLVVTGIASYLFINRRMYAQRYIFPSVAGMLVFVIFPLLYTVGIGFTNYSGSNLLSQTQVERYHLSQTYLAGERFRFTLHPSPDGERLRIDKGELGVFVSPPLTGEPDPQAPLTLQPAEGVEGLGEALPVRDVIQRRKALEQWVLQAPDGSLLRLYGLREVAAVEPVYRQDGPGVLVDTRSGARLTADMERGFYVDETGKAVPPGFTVFAGFANFTRVLSEPSIREPFVQIFAWTFAFAGLTVVFTLAVGLVLASLLQWELVRGKAFYRLMLIQPYAVPGFISILVFRGLFNQNFGEINLLLEGLFGIRPDWFSDPTLARTMILIVNTWLGYPYMLLLCMGLLQAIPRDQYEASAIDGASPLDNLLRITLPQLIKPLMPLLIACFAFNFNNFVLITLLTRGGPDIIGATTPAGTTDLLVSYTYRIAFQDSGQDFALAAAIATMIFILVGAMALLNLKLSKVKV
- the malE gene encoding maltose/maltodextrin ABC transporter substrate-binding protein MalE, which codes for MNTKFWCLATIGLAATFSLPLPALAAIEEGKLVVWINGDKGYKGLAEVGKRFTAETGIPVEVAHPDSATDKFQQAAATGNGPDIFIWAHDRIGEWAKSGLLTPVTPSAETKSGIADFSWQAVTYDNKLWGYPISVETIGLIYNKALVDTPPKSFDDVLALNEKLAAQGKRAILWDYNNTYFTWPLLSAKGGYVFEQTDGGYNVKSTGVNNAGAKAGAKVLRELIDKGVMPKGADYSVAEAAFNKGDSAMMISGPWAWSNIEKSGIDFGVAPIPAIDGEAGKPFVGVAAALLNAASPNKDLAVEFLENYLLEVDGLKTVNADVPLGAVANTAYMEELSSNPHIKATFENAQMGEPMPNVPEMGAFWSSMAAALTNITSGRQDVDAALDDAAKRITR